Sequence from the Thermotoga sp. genome:
GGAGTATCTTTCAGGGTCCACACGTGTGAAGGATTTTGATGATCTGTATTTCACCGTCTGGGAAATCGGTACCGAATTTGAAAGTCCAGACACAAAGGAAGTAAGATTCAATTGGGTATTTGAAAACTTCTTGCTGGGGGTGGAAAAATGAAGTGGGCGGTTCTTCTTTTGGTTATCTGCTCTGTAGCTCTTTTTGCTTCTGAAGTGGTAACGCTTGGTGGAGAAGGTGTACTCTTCCAATCTGCAGACATCAAATTCAACGGGCTACCACTGACAATGGAAACCAACCTCTGGAACGTCAAGTCCTATGAAGGTCAAATAACACTCACGTTCGATGGACAGAAAGTGGAATTCTCCGCAGACATGAGTAATATCGTTCTTCAAAATCCGGACAGCTGGGTACACGGTTATCCGGAAGTTTACTACGGTTACAAACCCTGGGCCGGTCACAACAGTGGAGAAAATCGCCTTCCCATCAAAGTAAAAGATCTACCCGATTTTTATGTAACATTGGATTACAACGTCTGGTACGAGAACAACCTACCAATAAATCTGGCTATGGAAACCTGGATAACCAAAGATCCCACTCAAACGAGTGTGACTTCCGGTGACGCAGAAATAATGGTCTGGCTCTACAACAACATCCTGATGCCTGGTGGTGACAAAGTAGATGAGTTCACTACGGAAGTTGAGATAAACGGAGAAGTCAAACAGACAACCTGGGAAGTCTATTATGCACCCTGGGGATGGGACTACGTC
This genomic interval carries:
- a CDS encoding endoglucanase — its product is MKWAVLLLVICSVALFASEVVTLGGEGVLFQSADIKFNGLPLTMETNLWNVKSYEGQITLTFDGQKVEFSADMSNIVLQNPDSWVHGYPEVYYGYKPWAGHNSGENRLPIKVKDLPDFYVTLDYNVWYENNLPINLAMETWITKDPTQTSVTSGDAEIMVWLYNNILMPGGDKVDEFTTEVEINGEVKQTTWEVYYAPWGWDYVAFRITEPLQQGKVKLNVKDFVDKTKEIIEKHGRIENFDEMYLCDWEIGTEFGDPNTTNAKFGWTFNELIIEW